AGTGGGTTGGCATGAATAGCGACATACAGCTTCAGAAAGAGGCTGAGGAGCATTTACGGAACTTTGCACAGATTCTGGAGCAGGAGGTAGTCTTTCGTACCGATGAGCTGATAGAAAGCAAACACTTATTACAGACTGTATTTGATATAACGCTTATGGGTATGGCCATCATGAAAGCCGTACGGGATGAAGACGGCAACATCCTTGATTTCAGGATTGAGCTGATCAACAAGGAACTGGAAAGAGAGACCGGTCGAAAGGACCTGGTCGGGAAGCTTTACGCCGCTGAATATCCGGGTATCAAAAGGACTGCATTGTATGATACAATGCTCCAGGTAATGGAAACGGGACAACCGAGAGAATTAGAGTATTTTTACTCCCATGATGGCTTTCAAAAGTGGTTTTCCAGCACGTTCGTCCGGTTACACGACGGGCTGGTGGCTACTAACCTGGATATTACGAAGCGAAAGGAAGCCGAAGCAGAAAACTTGAACCTAAAGTTAAGGCAGCAAAAAATATTGCTGATGGCTGTTCTTGAAGCCCAGGAAGAAGAGCGCCGCCGTATATCCGTATCCCTGCACAATGGAGTGGCGCAGACACTATATGCTACTAAAATGATTGTGGATGAGTTAGCCGAGAAAGTACCGGCGGTATATGTTCACAAACTAAACAATCTGCTGAAAGATGCCATCAACGAAACCAGAAACGTGTCCCATGAACTGGTGCCTTCTATCCTAAACGATTTTGGTTTGGAGCAGGCCATCATGGAAATGTGCGGGAGATTTAAAGGTGGAAGCTTACGCCTGGAATGCGAAGTAGAAAAGTTTGAGTCAGATTTAGAAGCTTATCAGGAGCTTGCCCTGTACCGGATCAGCCAAGAGCTGATCAACAACATCATAAATCACTCAAAAGCTACTGACGCGAAGATTTTAATCTATCAGGAGGATGAGCTGATTTACTTAAAAGTGCGGGACAATGGTATCGGCATTCAGGAAAAGTCGTCGGCACATAAGGGAATCGGCCTGCGCAGCATTAAAGACACGGTGAAGTTACTGAACGGAACCTATGATGTTTCAATTCCCCCATCAGGCTCAGGTACGCAGGTAATTATTGCTATACCAGTTTAAAGAGTCAATGCAAAGTCAATGTAAAATCAAGCTAGACGCTTCACAATGTTAGCAAACGTATCTTACAATCAGTTGATGAAGTAAAATTTTTGAAAGATAAATCAGGAAGTTTAATTCAGGGAGCCTATTTGTTCGGCATTATACTGCTGCTGAGCATAGACTACCTTTTCTTACGGACAATAAGGGAGAATGAGAAGAACCTCATGGGTAATCAGGAGGGACTTTGCTACCTGTTAACTCCCCGTCTATGACTAATGAGGTGATCCTGCCAAAAAATGTTTAAGGCTTCCCCTGCTTTGCGGTCGGGATAGTCACACCTACTCATCTCTTGAAACAAACATTAAATTTTATTTGTGAGATGCTATAAGGTACGAACCTGTTTAGAGTTTTCAAAAAATCGATACATGATGCCCTTGCTGTGTGTTTTCACCAGCAAGAACTTGTTAGTGAAAGTATAGTTGTCGGTGAAAACACCAACAACGGCAGGTTTTGACACTAAAATCGGAAACGCTAAACAGCTTCCACGTAATAATGACTGTTTAACCTGCCTGCTTTCCTTTATCGCTGAAACGTTGGAATTTCGAGACAGAGCCAGAGGAGAACGGGAGGCCTCGTCACCCAGCCGCCTCTAACGGGACGCGAGTGCTTTCCCGCACCAGCGCCTCCTTGAGTTCGTAGTTATCAAAGGAGTGGCCCGTGTCGCTGCCGGCGGCGAAGGCCAGGGTGGAGTAGACCTGCAGCCTGGCCTTCATACACGACTTTCAAGCGACCTTCTCATTACTTCCCGGACCTGGCCGTGAGAAAGGCATTGACATCCAACCAGTGAATGAAGGCATCGAACCAGCGGTTACTGGTTCGATCGGGATTGCCGAGGCCGAAACCATGGCCGCCATTCTGGTAGAGGTGGAACTCGACAGGAATGCCCGCCTTGTACCAGGAATCAATCACACCGAACTGGCCGCGGAATAGAAAATCGTCGGTGGCGATGACATTGAACATGGGCGGAGCATTCTTCGGCACCTCCACCGGTCCCATCCCGCCATAGATCGGACCGATGAAGGCCAGTTTCATGGTTTTGGAGTTGAGTGTGGAGTGCATCGTGAGGCCTGCGCCAGCCGAGAAGCCGATCATGCCTATTCTGCTGGTATCGACACCCCACTCCTTGGCCCGCTTGAGAATCATGGCGTAGGCGGCCTCAGCGTCCTCGAGTTGGTTAGACAGGTCCTGCTGCGGCGGGCTCGGCGCCGTTGTACCCTGCGATGCGTTGGAGGAAGCGGAGGCGGCCGGGCGGGGGCGGTTCATCCATGCCGTGAAATCGTCGAGCGACTCCGGGGTCGGGTGGAGCCGGTACTTGAGCACAAAGGCGGCGATTCCTTTATCAGCAAGTGCCTGTGCGACTTCCCATCCCTCGTTTCCCATTGAAAGCCACCTGAAACCGCCGCCGGGTGCCACAATCACGGCTGCGCCATTGGCCTTGCCAGGTTTAGGTAGGAAGGGGGTGAGGGTCGCAGTGGAGATGTTGCGCGCCATTGGGTCGCCCCACTGGCGGAACCAAGTCTCTGACGCGGGCTGTCCTTCGACACCGCCCGTACCGAGCGGAATGGCCTTGGGCTCTGCAGGGGTTTCCAGTGGGTAGATCGTGCCGTCCTGTGCCATTGCTGATGCAGCAGAGACAAGCGAGGCGGCCATAATGCATGTCTTGGCCAGCTTCATAAGTTTGTAAGCCATAGAGAGATGATTGATAGGTGGAAGTTTAAGAATATCTATATCAGTTGCATCGTTTCAAAGATTTAGGTTCCTCTCCATGAGTGTTAATCAATAACCAAAGGCAAGGCTTTACCTGATGTCTGTGCATTTTCTGGCTCCAAAGTGCTGTCCCACATCCGTTCCCTCCACTTCGTTCATATACTCAGGTTGGCATTTGACTGCTCCGCTAATGCACCTGCGGGTATTGCATTGAGGAAGGGAGCGTCAATCTCATGAAGCAGTAGTTTTACCTCGTTGATAAATGTATGAAGTACACTTCTAAACATAAGAATAATAATTCATATGTCAAAAAAATGAATCTTAAAATTTTAGCATATGCCTTCAAAGGCTCATGCGTAGTTAAGCGTTTGCCTTCGTCATCGTTAACTATAAAACTATTTCCATGCTGCTGGTAGTGGAATTTGCTGCTTTAGGCTTTTCGCTGTGGGCAAGGCTACTAAGGGAGGAGGCAAATATCTCACCGCGAGTACATCTTAACGCTTAAGATTTGACCTTAATATATACAGACAAACATTCAGCATTATAGGAGAAGGTGTTTTTTACTAATCCCCCACCTGCAAATTCTACTACATGCCATTGGGATAGGATTAATAGGGAGGTACCACGGTGGAGAAGAGGTGAACAATAGGAGCAAAGCAAAAATTGGCAACTGCCGTCAGCAGGTACCTGGTTCTTTTTTACTATATAAATCACGCCGCGATTTACTTTCGCAGCTGAAAAATGGCCCGCCCAGGAGGGGTAGGGGGTGGGTATACAGTCATCAAAAATCAATCAGTTTTATATTTCGCAACTCGAGTTATATACTGTCTCCTGGATCCAGTGGCAGCGCCGCCTTCGGTACTTATATATCCTGCCACTTCGAGATGCAGCATCGAATATAAAGGGTATTCTAAACTAAGAAAGGCTCCCCGTGATGGGGAGTCTTTCTTAGTCAGTTGCCTGAAGCTGTATATGGAATGATTTGGGTATAGCTGCAGTATTCAGTGTTAGCCCATGTTGTGGCTATATATCGTTAGCGGCTGGTGTTTTTTAGCCTTCCAACCGCTCCTTTTTTTGCCGCAGGTATTTCCAGAGCCCTTTTATCCGAAAGTTCTGTCAGTAATTTTTCAGAACTTTCGATTCTCGGTGTTCCTGACAGCTCTGAAAACTCTTTCGCGGTAAGGGAGTGATATTTAGAAAACAAGTCTTCCCAATATTTACTGCAATAGTTCTTGGTTTCAGATTCTTCGCTCATGACTGGCTACCCCGCGGCCTCCGATCGCCTAAATGTAATTCAGGCTGCCATTCCGGAGACCCATCCCATTCAGCCTGCAACTTACCCACTGCACAGGCTATATATGAACGCATCATATATATGGATGTGTGCTGGAAGCCCTGTGACAGCAGACATGAGCGGAGACGCTCACGCCTATTACACTGCTTTTAAAGGCAATAAAATGAAGCTTGGCTAGCAGCAGTATGCATAGACCGGCAGAAAAGGGAAAAGCCATTTTACACGTTGTGAAATGGCTTTTCCCTTTGGTATACCAGCCTCCTAATAAGTGACTGTTAACTTCTTAGCTGGTAGCTAATTCCAGCCGCCGCCCAGTGCCTGGTACATCGCGACATGGGCATTCAGTTGCTGCATCTTGGTTTCAATAAGCTCAAACTTTGATTCCAGCGCCTCACGTTGGGTCAATAATACCTCCATATAGTCTGCCCTTGCAGATTTAAAAAGGTCATTTGAGATAGTGATCGATTCCGTGAGTGCCTGTACCTGCTGCGCTTTCAGGTGGTAGCTTTTCTCCAGGTTGCTTATGTTAGAAAGCTGATTCGCCACCTCGATGTAAGCATTTAAAACAGTGCGGTCGTAGTTGTAAACGGCCTGAAGCTGCTTTGCATTCGCACTAATATACGTTGCCTTGATGGCGTTCCTGTTGATAAGCGGGGCCGTCAGATCCCCGGCCAGCGAGTAGAGCAGGGATTCAGGTGATTTCAGCAAGTAAGACGGATCAAACGCCTGAAACCCGACTCCTGCGGTAATACCCAGCGAAGGGAAAAAATTGGCTTTGGCCACCTGCACGTCGAGCTTGGCTGCTGCCAGATCCAGCTCGGCCTGCTTGATATCGGGCCGGTTCTCTAAAAGTTGCGCCGGAACGCCCGCTTTTATACCTCCCGGCACCAAATCATTGAAAGCCTGGGAACTCCTCGCAACCGGCTGTGGGAACCTGCCTAACAGGAAGTTGATCCTGTTCTCGGTTTCCGTGATTCTCTGCTGAATGCCGTACTGCAGACTTTTGGTGCTGAGAACCTGCGCCTCAAACCTGCGCACTGCCAGTTCGTTCACCTTGGCCGCTTCTTTCTGGGCCTTTACTATTTCCAGTACATTGGCCTGTATATCAATGTTCTGCTTCACGATATCCAGTTGGTTATCCAGTGCCAGCAATTCGTAATAAGAAGTAGCTATCTCGGCAACCAGGTTCGTCACCATGAAATTCTTGCCTTCAACAGAAGAAAGGTACCGGAGAACCGCCGCTTTTTTGGCGTTACGCAGTTTATGCCATATATCTACTTCCCATTTGGCATAGGCTC
This window of the Pontibacter russatus genome carries:
- a CDS encoding alpha/beta hydrolase; protein product: MAYKLMKLAKTCIMAASLVSAASAMAQDGTIYPLETPAEPKAIPLGTGGVEGQPASETWFRQWGDPMARNISTATLTPFLPKPGKANGAAVIVAPGGGFRWLSMGNEGWEVAQALADKGIAAFVLKYRLHPTPESLDDFTAWMNRPRPAASASSNASQGTTAPSPPQQDLSNQLEDAEAAYAMILKRAKEWGVDTSRIGMIGFSAGAGLTMHSTLNSKTMKLAFIGPIYGGMGPVEVPKNAPPMFNVIATDDFLFRGQFGVIDSWYKAGIPVEFHLYQNGGHGFGLGNPDRTSNRWFDAFIHWLDVNAFLTARSGK
- a CDS encoding TolC family protein; translated protein: MYKKRISKWVGVAFVSLSFTACSLPTLVQKSVSTVVPARYNNAQDSTNTAKGSWQDYFTDPNLSALIDTALQHNQELNITLQEIQIAQSEVRTRKGEYLPTVGIKAGAGLDKVARYTNIGAMEATTNMEGDREMPEPLPDFLVGAYAKWEVDIWHKLRNAKKAAVLRYLSSVEGKNFMVTNLVAEIATSYYELLALDNQLDIVKQNIDIQANVLEIVKAQKEAAKVNELAVRRFEAQVLSTKSLQYGIQQRITETENRINFLLGRFPQPVARSSQAFNDLVPGGIKAGVPAQLLENRPDIKQAELDLAAAKLDVQVAKANFFPSLGITAGVGFQAFDPSYLLKSPESLLYSLAGDLTAPLINRNAIKATYISANAKQLQAVYNYDRTVLNAYIEVANQLSNISNLEKSYHLKAQQVQALTESITISNDLFKSARADYMEVLLTQREALESKFELIETKMQQLNAHVAMYQALGGGWN